In Streptomyces sclerotialus, one genomic interval encodes:
- a CDS encoding IlvD/Edd family dehydratase: MTVNDRQQPAGAAAPLRSRAWFGDGGKNGFITRHALRGMGRGGHNFDGRPVIGICNTYSELNPCNGHLQLIADAVKRGVLQAGGFPLEFPAMSLGEPIMRPTTMLYRNLAAMEIEEQIRANPMDAVVLLTGCDKTTPAALMGAASAGVPAIVFTGGPMLNGRFRGRHVGSGTDVWRMTEELRAGTITQDEFTEFESSLNRSAGHCMTMGTASTMACLTEALGMMVTGGSGLPAVDSRRGTLAEETGVRAVALAGSDLTPQRIMTRAAFENAIRVNAAIGGSTNAVLHLLALAGRLGVPLALDDFDRLGAELPLLIDLMPSGRFLMEEFAYAGGLPALINDLRDHLHHDTVTVTGRSLVDNCAGAEVHDREVIRPLDRPVQPAGNGTAVLRGNLAPGGAVVKQSAADPKLLSHTGPALVFDSLEEYLAVAEDPDLDVTADTVLVVRNTGPKGYPGMPEVGNVQLPKKLLDAGVRDMVRISDARMSGTAYGTCVLHVAPEAAVGGPLALVRTGDQVRLDVPARRLDVLVEDAELERRRADWQPRRPPAERGWSYLYDRHVTQADTGVDLDFLRGASDSTPPRQAF; the protein is encoded by the coding sequence ATGACCGTGAACGACCGGCAACAGCCCGCCGGTGCCGCCGCACCGCTCCGCTCCCGCGCCTGGTTCGGGGACGGGGGCAAGAACGGCTTCATCACCCGGCACGCCCTGCGCGGCATGGGCCGCGGCGGACACAACTTCGACGGCCGCCCGGTCATCGGCATCTGCAACACCTACTCCGAACTGAACCCGTGCAACGGCCACCTCCAGCTCATCGCGGACGCCGTCAAGCGCGGCGTGCTCCAGGCCGGCGGCTTCCCGCTGGAATTCCCCGCGATGTCACTGGGCGAGCCGATCATGCGGCCGACCACCATGCTCTACCGCAACCTCGCCGCCATGGAGATCGAGGAGCAGATCCGCGCCAACCCGATGGACGCCGTCGTCCTGCTCACCGGCTGCGACAAGACCACCCCCGCCGCCCTCATGGGCGCCGCGAGCGCGGGCGTCCCCGCGATCGTCTTCACCGGCGGGCCCATGCTCAACGGCCGCTTCCGGGGCCGGCACGTCGGCTCCGGTACGGACGTGTGGCGGATGACCGAGGAGCTGCGCGCGGGCACCATCACCCAGGACGAGTTCACCGAGTTCGAGAGCTCCCTGAACCGCAGCGCGGGCCACTGCATGACCATGGGCACCGCCTCCACCATGGCCTGCCTCACCGAAGCACTCGGCATGATGGTCACGGGCGGCTCCGGACTGCCCGCCGTCGACTCCCGCCGCGGCACCCTCGCCGAGGAGACCGGCGTCCGCGCCGTCGCGCTGGCGGGCAGCGATCTCACCCCGCAGCGCATCATGACCCGCGCCGCCTTCGAGAACGCCATCCGCGTCAACGCCGCCATCGGCGGCTCCACCAACGCCGTCCTCCACCTCCTCGCCCTCGCCGGGCGCCTCGGCGTACCGCTGGCCCTGGACGACTTCGACCGGCTCGGCGCCGAACTCCCGCTGCTCATCGACCTGATGCCGTCCGGCCGCTTCCTGATGGAGGAGTTCGCCTACGCGGGCGGACTCCCGGCCCTCATCAACGACCTGCGGGACCATCTGCACCACGACACCGTCACGGTCACCGGGCGCAGCCTGGTCGACAACTGCGCCGGCGCCGAGGTGCACGACCGCGAGGTGATCCGCCCGCTCGACCGCCCCGTGCAGCCGGCCGGCAACGGCACGGCCGTACTGCGCGGCAACCTCGCCCCCGGCGGCGCCGTCGTCAAGCAGTCCGCCGCCGACCCGAAGCTGCTCAGCCACACCGGGCCCGCGCTGGTCTTCGACTCGCTGGAGGAGTACCTCGCCGTCGCCGAGGACCCGGACCTCGACGTCACCGCCGACACCGTCCTCGTCGTCCGCAACACCGGACCGAAGGGCTACCCCGGCATGCCCGAGGTCGGCAACGTGCAGCTGCCCAAGAAGCTGCTCGACGCGGGCGTCCGCGACATGGTGCGGATCTCCGACGCCCGGATGTCCGGCACCGCGTACGGGACGTGCGTCCTGCACGTCGCCCCCGAGGCGGCCGTCGGCGGCCCGCTCGCCCTCGTCCGCACCGGTGACCAGGTGCGCCTGGACGTCCCCGCGCGCCGGCTCGACGTACTGGTCGAGGACGCCGAACTGGAGCGCCGCCGGGCCGACTGGCAGCCGCGGCGGCCGCCCGCCGAACGCGGCTGGAGCTACCTCTACGACCGGCACGTCACCCAGGCGGACACCGGCGTCGACCTGGACTTCCTGCGCGGCGCCAGTGACTCCACCCCGCCCCGCCAGGCGTTCTGA
- a CDS encoding FadR/GntR family transcriptional regulator — MELQGLHGQVVDRIGRSLAADEIRAGEVLRLEDIQERYGVSRTVAREAVRVLESRRVVTSRPRVGITVRPLAEWNLYDPQIIRWRLASPRREAQLRELAELRAAVEPSAAALAASGAASAARDALTGHAAAMADAARAGDRAAFVAADAAFHRALLTASGNGMFAQLAEVTEELLVARRDLALMPADLDTTAVRRHQEVAEAVAEGRPADAAQAVMRIVDSAHDEVERLLAGGGGCAYRG; from the coding sequence GTGGAACTTCAGGGCCTGCACGGACAGGTGGTCGACCGCATCGGCCGGTCCCTCGCCGCGGACGAGATCCGCGCGGGAGAGGTCCTGCGCCTGGAGGACATCCAGGAACGGTACGGCGTCTCGCGCACGGTGGCGCGCGAGGCCGTCCGCGTGCTGGAGTCCCGGCGCGTGGTCACCAGCCGGCCCCGCGTGGGTATCACCGTGCGCCCGCTCGCCGAGTGGAACCTGTACGACCCGCAGATCATCCGCTGGCGGCTGGCCTCGCCCCGGCGCGAGGCCCAGCTGCGCGAGCTGGCCGAACTGCGGGCCGCCGTCGAACCGTCCGCCGCCGCGCTCGCCGCTTCCGGTGCGGCGTCCGCGGCCCGCGACGCGCTGACCGGGCACGCCGCCGCGATGGCGGACGCCGCCCGGGCCGGTGACCGCGCGGCCTTCGTCGCGGCGGACGCGGCCTTCCACCGCGCGCTGCTCACCGCGTCCGGCAACGGCATGTTCGCCCAGCTCGCCGAAGTGACCGAGGAGTTGCTGGTCGCCCGCCGGGACCTGGCCCTGATGCCGGCCGACCTCGACACCACCGCCGTCCGCCGCCACCAGGAGGTCGCCGAAGCGGTCGCCGAGGGCCGCCCCGCCGACGCCGCGCAGGCCGTCATGCGCATCGTCGACTCGGCACACGACGAGGTGGAACGGCTGCTGGCGGGCGGGGGAGGGTGCGCCTACCGGGGGTGA
- a CDS encoding glycosyltransferase, giving the protein MCFLLFNLYGIGGTIRSTVNLSGALAEAGHDVEIVSMIRSRSAPALAVHPRVRVRPLVETRRDQPGFDPAHDPKGNPSRVYPACDGPYKLCSALVDERIEAYLRDTDADVIIGTRPGVNVYLARFGPARALLVGQEHLTHDMHRPEVRTAQNAAVAHLDAFVTVSRQDARIYREALPGIATEIRCIPNAVPQPDVCPSSGRNKLVVAAGRLIRIKNYRLLIDAFARVVEQRPDWRLRLYGRGPEARALRARIHALGLSEQVTMMGAHAPIEPEWAKGSIAAVSSDGESFGMTIVEAMHAGLPVVATDCPFGPGEIISDGVDGLLVQPGNADEFAAALLELIADDERRAAMAAAARTKALDYAPSAIALAYVKLFEDLAARTGKGGGHPAARQKPAGSHALGGHVRAAGRGRLLRAGRQLAGRAVRPLLRRPVTAVPLLGVVRRISPAAAARADGTARTLRPTARCAVAEDGALELTFPATGLTGPADLVLRRRNSAEEVRVPLPPPGREGRGGPYRIRLRLAPLPLAEGHWEVWVRRRADGTQRHVRSTMVERAALVGRLPEVTDDAVRSCIPYATDTGRLVLRTWRRPAHAEAVWVAVGPSVTYVEAELLGAVLSPDSVVTATRRGERPTVLRLPATGLGADRFCCLLPHEDFTGRVAGTAPGDREFWDLRLVLPGGVAVRIGRIGGDIVARKDIDSHPSAYRGEGAARARVRPYFTDSNDLALVAAPAPAPDTAAVPARLPRCEHLQNG; this is encoded by the coding sequence GTGTGCTTCCTCCTCTTCAACCTCTACGGCATCGGCGGCACCATCCGCTCCACCGTCAACCTCTCCGGGGCGCTGGCGGAGGCCGGGCACGACGTCGAGATCGTCTCGATGATCCGGTCCCGGTCGGCGCCGGCCCTCGCCGTCCACCCACGCGTACGGGTCCGGCCGCTGGTCGAGACCCGCAGGGACCAGCCCGGCTTCGACCCGGCGCACGACCCGAAGGGCAACCCCTCACGCGTCTACCCCGCCTGCGACGGGCCGTACAAGCTGTGCAGTGCTCTGGTCGACGAACGGATCGAGGCCTACCTCCGCGACACCGACGCGGACGTGATCATCGGCACCCGGCCCGGCGTCAACGTCTACCTGGCGCGCTTCGGGCCCGCCCGCGCGCTGCTCGTCGGGCAGGAACACCTGACCCACGACATGCACCGGCCGGAGGTGCGGACGGCGCAGAACGCGGCGGTGGCGCACCTGGACGCGTTCGTCACGGTCTCCCGGCAGGACGCCCGGATCTACCGCGAGGCGCTGCCGGGCATCGCCACGGAGATCCGCTGCATCCCCAACGCCGTACCGCAACCGGACGTCTGCCCCTCCTCCGGGCGGAACAAGCTCGTGGTCGCGGCCGGCCGGCTCATCCGGATCAAGAACTACCGGCTGCTGATCGACGCCTTCGCGCGCGTCGTGGAGCAGCGCCCGGACTGGCGGCTGCGGCTGTACGGGCGCGGCCCCGAGGCACGGGCGCTGCGGGCCCGTATCCACGCACTGGGCCTGAGCGAACAGGTGACGATGATGGGCGCGCACGCCCCGATCGAGCCGGAGTGGGCCAAGGGGTCGATCGCCGCGGTCTCCTCGGACGGTGAGTCGTTCGGCATGACGATCGTGGAGGCGATGCACGCCGGGCTGCCGGTGGTGGCCACGGACTGCCCGTTCGGCCCCGGGGAGATCATCTCCGACGGGGTCGACGGGCTGCTGGTCCAGCCGGGGAACGCCGACGAGTTCGCGGCCGCGCTGCTGGAACTGATCGCGGACGACGAGCGGCGGGCCGCGATGGCCGCCGCCGCCCGGACCAAGGCACTGGACTACGCGCCGTCCGCCATCGCGCTCGCCTACGTGAAGCTCTTCGAGGACCTCGCGGCGCGGACCGGCAAGGGCGGCGGCCACCCGGCGGCGCGGCAGAAACCCGCCGGGTCGCATGCGCTGGGCGGGCACGTCCGCGCGGCAGGGCGGGGCCGGCTGCTGCGCGCCGGCAGGCAGCTCGCCGGGCGCGCGGTGCGCCCCCTCCTGCGACGGCCGGTGACCGCCGTACCGCTGCTCGGAGTGGTGCGGCGGATCTCCCCCGCCGCGGCCGCGCGGGCCGACGGTACGGCGCGCACACTGCGCCCCACGGCGCGCTGCGCGGTGGCCGAGGACGGCGCCCTGGAGCTGACCTTCCCCGCCACGGGGTTGACCGGCCCCGCCGATCTGGTACTGCGCCGCCGCAATTCCGCGGAAGAGGTACGGGTCCCGTTGCCGCCGCCCGGCCGGGAGGGCCGCGGCGGCCCGTACCGGATCCGGCTGCGGCTGGCCCCGCTGCCGCTCGCCGAGGGGCACTGGGAGGTGTGGGTGCGGCGGCGCGCGGACGGAACGCAGCGGCACGTGCGCTCCACGATGGTCGAGCGGGCCGCGCTGGTCGGCCGGCTCCCCGAGGTCACCGATGACGCCGTGCGGTCCTGCATCCCGTACGCCACCGACACCGGGCGGCTGGTGCTGCGCACCTGGCGGCGGCCCGCGCACGCGGAGGCGGTGTGGGTCGCGGTCGGGCCGTCGGTCACGTACGTCGAGGCGGAGCTGCTGGGCGCGGTGCTGTCGCCGGACTCGGTGGTGACGGCGACGCGCCGCGGCGAGCGTCCCACGGTGCTGCGGCTGCCCGCGACGGGCCTGGGCGCGGACCGGTTCTGCTGCCTGCTGCCGCACGAGGACTTCACCGGCCGGGTGGCCGGCACGGCGCCGGGGGACCGGGAGTTCTGGGACCTGCGGCTGGTGCTGCCGGGCGGCGTCGCCGTACGGATCGGGCGGATCGGCGGGGACATCGTCGCCCGGAAGGACATCGACAGCCACCCGTCGGCGTACCGGGGCGAGGGCGCGGCCCGCGCGCGGGTCCGCCCGTACTTCACCGACTCCAACGACCTGGCCCTCGTGGCCGCGCCGGCCCCGGCACCGGACACCGCGGCCGTCCCCGCGCGCCTGCCCCGGTGCGAGCATCTGCAGAACGGCTGA
- a CDS encoding class I adenylate-forming enzyme family protein, with the protein MPRTVLAYPSLPAGAVLAGAARRYPDRLALTDGQESLTYAELYDRALRCARGLREHGIAPGETVLLMIPNCPWFPVAYWGTLLAGAVVSPANPAQPAAPLAAQLADSEARAVIAYAGALPSVYAADAPGVRFTAVVPGPSTDRGRSAAPEPPAGRTVLAADDLLAYGRAEPVRRNPDEPAHLAFTGGTTGRSKAVRVLHRNVIANAAQTVWVRAAGRLYDDGGVLGVVRDEAAATPHHSLHGAESTLAVAPLFHAMGLIGMVAHTVIGTTAVLHTRFDPRRYLDDIEAHQVGSVGGSPTMYRALLASPASAGRRLKCVRNVNSGAAPMDPETRRRLAALFPEALFTEGYGLTEATMALTMWPMDAAAETPHGTVGIALPDTELSVRDLLDPARELPVGETGELWARGPQVTDGYEGHPELTAAQYTDGWLRTGDIGRLDERGHLFLSGRVKDMLLYKGYNVYPLHLEDVLAGHPAVAAAAVIGVPAADAGEIPAAYVVLRNGATATAEELMAYVAERVAPYQRVREVHFTDALPVSAAGKVLKTALRERHAARSADQAAPLRRSRRPGTGAPPVPGR; encoded by the coding sequence GTGCCGCGAACCGTACTGGCCTACCCGTCCCTGCCCGCCGGAGCCGTGCTCGCCGGGGCCGCGCGGCGCTACCCCGACCGGCTCGCGCTGACCGACGGTCAGGAGAGCCTGACCTACGCCGAGCTGTACGACCGGGCGCTGAGATGCGCGCGCGGACTGCGTGAGCACGGCATCGCGCCGGGGGAGACCGTGCTGCTGATGATCCCCAACTGCCCGTGGTTCCCGGTGGCGTACTGGGGCACGCTGCTGGCCGGTGCGGTCGTCAGCCCGGCCAACCCCGCCCAGCCGGCCGCCCCGCTCGCCGCGCAGCTCGCCGACTCGGAGGCCCGCGCGGTGATCGCGTACGCGGGTGCGCTGCCGTCCGTGTACGCCGCCGACGCGCCGGGCGTGCGCTTCACCGCCGTCGTGCCCGGACCGAGCACCGACCGCGGCCGGAGCGCTGCCCCCGAGCCGCCGGCGGGCCGTACCGTCCTCGCGGCCGACGACCTCCTCGCGTACGGCAGGGCCGAGCCCGTACGCCGTAACCCGGACGAGCCCGCGCACCTGGCGTTCACCGGGGGCACCACCGGCCGCTCGAAGGCCGTCCGCGTGCTGCACCGCAATGTGATCGCCAACGCGGCCCAGACCGTGTGGGTACGGGCGGCCGGGCGGCTGTACGACGACGGCGGAGTGCTCGGCGTGGTACGCGACGAGGCGGCCGCGACGCCGCACCACTCCCTGCACGGAGCCGAGTCGACGCTCGCCGTCGCCCCGCTCTTCCACGCGATGGGCCTGATCGGGATGGTGGCCCACACCGTCATCGGTACCACGGCCGTGCTGCACACCCGCTTCGACCCCCGGCGCTACCTGGACGACATCGAAGCGCACCAGGTGGGGTCGGTCGGCGGCTCGCCCACGATGTACCGCGCCCTGCTGGCCTCCCCGGCGAGCGCCGGCCGCCGCCTGAAGTGTGTACGCAACGTCAACTCCGGGGCCGCGCCCATGGACCCCGAGACCCGGCGGCGGCTCGCCGCACTCTTCCCGGAGGCCCTGTTCACCGAGGGGTACGGGCTCACCGAGGCCACGATGGCGCTGACCATGTGGCCGATGGACGCCGCGGCTGAGACTCCGCACGGCACGGTCGGCATCGCGCTCCCCGACACCGAGCTGTCCGTCCGCGACCTGCTCGACCCGGCGCGCGAACTGCCGGTGGGGGAGACCGGCGAGCTGTGGGCACGCGGCCCGCAGGTCACCGACGGCTACGAGGGGCACCCGGAACTCACCGCCGCGCAGTACACCGACGGCTGGCTGCGTACCGGCGACATCGGGCGGCTGGACGAGCGGGGCCACCTCTTCCTGTCGGGGCGCGTCAAGGACATGCTCCTCTACAAGGGGTACAACGTCTATCCGCTGCACCTCGAAGACGTGCTGGCCGGGCATCCCGCGGTGGCGGCGGCCGCGGTGATCGGCGTGCCCGCAGCGGACGCGGGTGAGATACCCGCCGCCTACGTGGTGCTGCGGAACGGCGCGACGGCGACCGCCGAGGAGCTGATGGCGTACGTCGCCGAGCGCGTCGCGCCGTACCAGCGGGTGCGCGAGGTGCACTTCACCGACGCGTTGCCGGTGTCGGCGGCGGGCAAGGTGCTCAAGACCGCGCTGCGGGAGCGGCACGCGGCCCGGAGCGCCGACCAGGCCGCCCCGCTCCGGAGATCGCGGCGGCCGGGCACCGGTGCGCCGCCGGTGCCCGGCCGCTAG
- a CDS encoding SMODS domain-containing nucleotidyltransferase, translating to MTYNARTAFGDFDQALALEPGRYERARRRHRQITAALKNAALIESSCLQGSFARKTRIAPLDDVGMVMVFHRRFARLVKRPGGAADAMAMLCDAVTEAFPGSRFGDEDRTSRALQVTFADLDVTFGLTPALADPRCTDLLTANWERDSWERSTVRTLNRVIGRHDHATDGRFVHQVRMLKALRNGHPALRETRGLLWEALAYEAVSGPRQHDDAIATALAHAAQAVTGPVLDPTGSADLTADWTDEQRRARADVLAALAEQAAEARHRERSGDHAGAIRVWHGVFGAPFPATPEDRRSEAAGGTGHRTARRRSAPSPRVRSFGPFAARPVTWSVFAGAARTLPPAR from the coding sequence ATGACGTACAACGCCAGGACCGCCTTCGGCGACTTCGACCAGGCCCTCGCCCTGGAACCCGGGCGCTACGAGAGGGCCCGGCGCCGGCACCGCCAGATCACCGCGGCGCTGAAGAACGCGGCCCTGATCGAGAGCAGCTGCCTGCAGGGCAGTTTCGCCCGCAAGACCCGCATCGCCCCGCTGGACGACGTCGGGATGGTCATGGTCTTCCACCGGCGCTTCGCCCGCCTCGTCAAGCGCCCCGGCGGCGCCGCCGACGCCATGGCGATGCTCTGCGACGCGGTCACCGAGGCGTTCCCCGGCTCCCGGTTCGGCGACGAGGACCGCACGTCCCGCGCACTTCAGGTCACCTTCGCCGACCTGGACGTCACCTTCGGCCTGACCCCGGCCCTGGCCGACCCGCGCTGCACCGACCTGCTCACCGCCAACTGGGAGCGGGACTCCTGGGAGCGCTCGACGGTCCGCACGCTCAACCGCGTCATAGGCCGGCACGACCACGCCACCGACGGCCGCTTCGTCCACCAGGTCCGGATGCTCAAGGCGTTAAGGAACGGTCACCCGGCGCTGCGCGAGACGCGCGGGCTGCTGTGGGAGGCCCTCGCGTACGAAGCGGTCTCCGGCCCGCGGCAGCACGACGACGCGATCGCCACCGCGCTCGCGCACGCCGCCCAGGCCGTCACCGGCCCCGTCCTGGACCCCACCGGGTCCGCCGACCTGACCGCCGACTGGACCGACGAGCAGCGCCGCGCCCGCGCCGACGTACTGGCCGCGCTCGCCGAGCAGGCGGCCGAGGCCCGCCACCGGGAACGGAGCGGCGACCACGCCGGTGCGATCCGCGTCTGGCACGGTGTGTTCGGGGCGCCCTTCCCGGCCACGCCCGAGGACCGGCGCTCCGAGGCGGCCGGCGGCACCGGGCACCGCACCGCCCGCCGCCGCAGCGCCCCGAGCCCGCGCGTCCGCTCCTTCGGCCCCTTCGCCGCCCGTCCGGTGACCTGGTCCGTCTTCGCCGGCGCGGCCCGGACGCTGCCGCCCGCACGATGA
- a CDS encoding crotonase/enoyl-CoA hydratase family protein, producing MSDVVRTEYADGIAVITLDRPEARNAVTRAVSEGVAAALDELDARDDLAVGIITGAGGTFCAGMDLKGFLAGERPGIEGRGFAGITEAPPRKPLIAAVEGYALAGGCEVVLACDLVVAAENARFGLPEVKRGLVAAAGGLLRLPQRVPYQVAMELALTGGFLPAPKAHAYGLVNRLTAPGGALSGALELAREVAANGPLAVQVSKQVIAGAPAWPAGEAADRQRALVEPVFASQDAKEGARAFAEKRPPRWTGR from the coding sequence ATGTCCGATGTGGTCCGCACCGAGTACGCCGACGGCATCGCCGTCATCACGCTCGACCGTCCGGAGGCCCGCAACGCGGTGACCCGGGCCGTCTCCGAAGGCGTCGCCGCGGCCCTGGACGAGCTGGACGCCCGGGACGACCTCGCCGTCGGCATCATCACCGGTGCCGGCGGCACCTTCTGCGCCGGCATGGACCTCAAGGGATTCCTGGCCGGCGAGCGTCCCGGCATCGAGGGCCGCGGCTTCGCCGGGATCACCGAAGCGCCGCCCCGGAAGCCGCTGATCGCCGCGGTCGAGGGGTACGCGCTGGCGGGCGGCTGCGAGGTGGTCCTCGCCTGCGACCTGGTGGTGGCCGCCGAGAACGCCCGGTTCGGGCTGCCGGAGGTCAAGCGCGGGCTGGTCGCCGCGGCCGGCGGACTGCTGCGGCTGCCGCAGCGGGTCCCGTACCAGGTCGCCATGGAACTCGCCCTGACCGGTGGCTTCCTGCCCGCCCCGAAGGCGCACGCGTACGGGCTGGTCAACCGGCTCACCGCGCCGGGCGGGGCGCTGTCCGGCGCGCTGGAGCTGGCCCGCGAGGTCGCCGCCAACGGGCCGCTCGCCGTCCAGGTCTCCAAGCAGGTGATCGCGGGCGCGCCGGCCTGGCCGGCGGGGGAGGCCGCGGACCGGCAGCGCGCCCTCGTCGAGCCGGTCTTCGCGTCACAGGACGCCAAGGAAGGCGCCCGCGCCTTCGCCGAGAAGCGCCCGCCACGCTGGACGGGCCGCTGA
- a CDS encoding GNAT family N-acetyltransferase, whose amino-acid sequence MQTTLYGADVVLRPATADDIPALAAIRAEPAVYARWRGGEDLAAAVAEDLAAPGEYSYAIENEGRIIGAIQWSQESDPDYRHANIDIYLTSVLHGRGLGTDAVRTLARHLLTERGHHRIAIDPAADNEAAIRSYRKVGFQPVGIMRRYERGPDGTWHDALLMDLLAEDLTD is encoded by the coding sequence ATGCAGACGACTCTGTACGGCGCCGACGTGGTGCTGCGTCCCGCCACAGCGGACGACATCCCCGCCCTGGCAGCGATCCGGGCCGAACCCGCGGTGTACGCGCGGTGGCGCGGCGGGGAGGACCTGGCGGCGGCGGTCGCCGAAGACCTCGCCGCGCCCGGTGAGTACTCGTACGCGATCGAGAACGAAGGCCGGATCATTGGCGCGATCCAGTGGTCGCAGGAGTCGGATCCGGACTATCGGCATGCGAATATCGACATCTATCTGACGTCCGTGCTGCACGGCCGGGGGCTGGGCACCGACGCCGTGCGCACGCTGGCCCGCCACCTGTTGACGGAGCGTGGTCATCACCGGATCGCGATCGATCCGGCGGCGGACAACGAGGCGGCCATCCGCAGTTACCGGAAGGTGGGCTTCCAGCCGGTCGGGATCATGCGCCGGTACGAGCGCGGACCCGACGGCACCTGGCACGACGCGCTCCTGATGGACCTGCTGGCCGAGGACCTGACGGACTGA
- a CDS encoding MBL fold metallo-hydrolase, translated as MTADATADATVEITGTVQWRAWQDGVLPPVERVRDGLWSLPVPIPDNPLRYVLVYALELRDGLALIDAGWDADISWQALNDGLASTGHDVRDVRAVLVTHHHADHLGLAGRVREASGAYVALHELDARTAGPELDTYDKWRRGYVGHLTRHGMPASDADATADAVDADRMLRAPRPDVLLQDGERIRLPGLDLRVVWTPGHSPGHSCFHWPDRQLLFSGDHVLPRITPSIGYLLQSAGDPLADFLRSLDKLTGYDVAEVLPAHEYRFRQLDQRLAHIARHHTERLAETLAAVTAHPGATAWELAAHLKWSRSWAQFGRRQRRFALAETLAHLKLLSNRGEIAEHPATPEQPVTWTPA; from the coding sequence GTGACAGCCGACGCAACAGCCGACGCAACAGTCGAGATCACCGGCACCGTGCAGTGGCGGGCCTGGCAGGACGGGGTGCTGCCGCCCGTCGAACGCGTCCGGGACGGCCTGTGGTCCCTCCCCGTCCCGATCCCCGACAACCCACTGCGCTACGTCCTGGTCTACGCCCTCGAACTCCGCGACGGCCTCGCCCTGATCGACGCGGGCTGGGACGCCGACATCTCCTGGCAGGCCCTCAACGACGGCCTGGCGAGCACCGGGCACGACGTACGCGACGTCCGGGCCGTCCTCGTCACCCACCACCACGCCGACCACCTGGGCCTGGCCGGCCGGGTCCGCGAGGCCTCGGGCGCGTACGTCGCCCTGCACGAGCTGGACGCCCGTACGGCCGGCCCGGAGCTGGACACGTACGACAAGTGGCGGCGCGGCTACGTCGGCCACCTCACCCGGCACGGCATGCCGGCCAGCGACGCCGACGCCACCGCCGACGCGGTCGATGCCGACCGGATGCTCCGCGCCCCGCGCCCGGACGTCCTCCTCCAGGACGGCGAGCGCATCCGCCTCCCCGGCCTGGACCTGCGGGTCGTCTGGACGCCCGGCCACAGCCCCGGCCACTCCTGCTTCCACTGGCCCGACCGGCAGCTGCTGTTCTCCGGTGACCATGTACTGCCCCGGATCACGCCCTCGATCGGCTACCTCCTGCAGAGCGCCGGCGACCCCCTCGCGGACTTCCTGCGCTCGCTGGACAAGCTGACCGGTTACGACGTCGCCGAGGTGCTGCCCGCGCACGAGTACCGCTTCCGGCAGCTGGACCAGCGGCTCGCGCACATCGCCCGGCACCACACCGAGCGCCTCGCGGAGACCCTGGCCGCGGTCACCGCGCACCCCGGCGCCACCGCCTGGGAGCTGGCAGCCCACCTCAAGTGGTCCCGCAGCTGGGCGCAGTTCGGCCGCCGGCAGCGCCGCTTCGCCCTCGCGGAGACCCTGGCCCACCTCAAACTCCTCAGCAACCGCGGCGAGATCGCCGAACACCCCGCCACCCCGGAACAACCGGTCACCTGGACCCCGGCCTGA